In Halanaeroarchaeum sp. HSR-CO, one DNA window encodes the following:
- the truD gene encoding tRNA pseudouridine(13) synthase TruD: MRRAHEIERALGMEYYVADADGTGGRLRDRPEDFRVVERERFSTEPADADPGDYPWLVVRATLREMDTNDFAREFANRVGISRERVTWAGTKDKDAVTTQLFSVRDLDADDVPEVSSADIRVVGRAGRGLQFGDLLGNEFEIVVRDPPRPSQATAVTNQLEAFGGGVPAVPNYFGHQRFGSYRPITHEVGLAIVRGDWEGAVMAYLGNPNENEPDSSQDARRFVEETRDWQAALAEFPGRLRYERTMLHSLVETGGTEPADFRAALETFPENIQRLFVNAAQSYAFNQMLSARLARGLPFHEPIPGDVACFADTDAPAAFPIPDVDREQRVTAERVDVVGRHCRRGRAFVTAPLVGTETEFADGEQGEIEREVLSTLDLAPEDFDLPGAFGSRGTRRAILLPFDPSIEWDPLTVSFSLPKGSYATVALREYLKTSPLEH, from the coding sequence ATGCGTCGCGCACACGAGATCGAACGAGCGCTCGGCATGGAATACTACGTCGCCGACGCCGACGGCACCGGGGGTCGCCTGCGGGACCGTCCCGAGGACTTCCGGGTCGTGGAACGAGAGCGGTTCTCGACGGAACCCGCCGACGCCGATCCTGGAGACTACCCCTGGCTCGTCGTGCGCGCGACCCTGCGGGAGATGGACACGAACGACTTCGCCCGCGAATTCGCCAACCGGGTCGGCATCTCCCGGGAGCGAGTGACGTGGGCAGGGACGAAAGACAAGGACGCGGTCACGACCCAGTTGTTCAGCGTCCGCGATCTCGACGCGGACGACGTTCCCGAGGTGTCCAGTGCCGACATCCGGGTCGTCGGTCGCGCCGGGCGGGGACTCCAGTTCGGCGATTTGCTCGGCAACGAGTTCGAGATAGTGGTGCGTGACCCCCCGCGACCGTCGCAGGCGACGGCGGTGACGAACCAGCTCGAAGCCTTCGGTGGGGGCGTCCCCGCCGTCCCCAACTACTTCGGCCACCAACGATTCGGTAGCTATCGACCGATCACCCACGAGGTCGGATTGGCCATCGTCCGTGGGGACTGGGAGGGAGCCGTCATGGCCTATCTCGGGAATCCCAACGAGAACGAACCGGACAGTTCACAGGACGCCCGCCGGTTCGTCGAGGAGACCCGTGACTGGCAGGCGGCACTCGCTGAATTTCCCGGACGACTGCGGTACGAGCGGACGATGCTCCACAGCCTCGTCGAGACGGGCGGTACCGAGCCCGCGGACTTCCGGGCGGCACTCGAGACGTTCCCCGAGAACATCCAGCGCCTGTTCGTCAACGCCGCCCAGTCCTACGCGTTCAACCAGATGTTGAGCGCCCGTCTGGCCCGCGGGCTCCCGTTCCACGAACCCATCCCAGGAGACGTGGCCTGTTTCGCCGACACCGACGCGCCGGCGGCGTTCCCCATCCCGGACGTCGACCGGGAACAGCGGGTCACCGCCGAGCGCGTGGACGTCGTCGGTCGACACTGCCGTCGCGGTCGGGCCTTCGTGACGGCACCGCTCGTCGGTACCGAGACCGAATTCGCGGACGGGGAGCAGGGCGAGATAGAACGCGAGGTGCTCTCGACTCTCGACCTCGCTCCCGAGGACTTCGACCTGCCGGGCGCGTTCGGATCGCGGGGAACGCGACGTGCCATCCTCCTCCCCTTCGATCCGTCGATCGAGTGGGACCCCCTGACGGTCTCCTTCTCGCTCCCGAAGGGGTCGTACGCGACCGTCGCCCTGCGGGAGTACCTCAAGACGAGCCCGCTCGAACACTGA
- the pth2 gene encoding peptidyl-tRNA hydrolase Pth2 produces MKQAIVARADLGMGEGKLAAQVAHASLKAYEHASDAVQRDWKRGGQKKIVLEVDGERALYELQERAKAAGLPTGLIRDAGHTQLDPDTPTTVAIGPADDRAVDEITGDLSLY; encoded by the coding sequence ATGAAACAAGCCATCGTCGCCCGCGCCGACCTCGGGATGGGCGAGGGAAAACTGGCCGCGCAGGTGGCCCACGCCTCCCTCAAAGCCTACGAGCACGCGAGCGACGCGGTCCAGCGTGACTGGAAGCGTGGAGGGCAGAAGAAGATCGTTCTCGAGGTCGACGGCGAACGCGCCCTCTACGAACTCCAGGAGCGGGCGAAGGCGGCCGGACTCCCGACCGGGTTGATCCGGGACGCTGGCCATACCCAACTCGACCCCGACACCCCGACCACGGTCGCCATCGGTCCGGCCGACGATCGGGCCGTCGACGAGATTACTGGCGATCTCTCACTCTACTGA
- the dcd gene encoding dCTP deaminase, which produces MILSDGDILDRLEAGDLVIEPIGDIDLQVQPASVDVRLGREFLEFQRANIPSIHPNSENETEDYTTETVIDDDREFILHPGDFVLATTKERVEIPPDLVAQVEGRSSLGRLAVITHATAGFVDPGFRGRITLELSNLGTAPVALTPEMRIAQLVFTELKTPARKPYGAERGSKYQDQTGPEASRIQGDEEFTRDR; this is translated from the coding sequence ATGATCCTCTCGGACGGCGATATCCTGGATCGGCTCGAGGCCGGCGACCTCGTCATCGAGCCTATCGGGGATATCGACCTGCAGGTGCAGCCGGCGAGCGTCGACGTCCGTCTCGGCCGGGAGTTCCTGGAGTTCCAGCGGGCGAACATCCCGAGCATCCATCCCAACAGCGAGAACGAGACCGAGGACTACACGACGGAGACGGTCATCGACGACGACCGCGAGTTCATCCTCCACCCGGGCGACTTCGTGCTCGCCACGACCAAAGAGCGCGTCGAGATACCGCCTGACCTCGTCGCGCAGGTCGAGGGCCGGTCCTCGCTGGGCCGCCTTGCTGTGATAACCCATGCCACAGCAGGCTTCGTCGATCCGGGGTTCAGAGGCCGTATAACCCTCGAACTGTCGAATCTCGGAACCGCACCGGTCGCGCTCACGCCCGAGATGCGCATCGCACAACTCGTGTTCACCGAACTCAAGACGCCGGCCCGGAAGCCATATGGGGCCGAGCGCGGGTCGAAGTACCAGGACCAGACGGGCCCCGAGGCCTCGCGGATCCAGGGCGACGAGGAGTTCACCCGAGACAGATGA
- a CDS encoding thiamine-phosphate synthase family protein, with protein sequence MRFIEEVVVDEFLPTFRSMLAADLRDRGLTQHEVAQALGISQSAVSKYAHGDIPRRATFEEDERVQETVDRLGAGLATDSMSTVQALIEAEILIRRLSRPGDRIAALHEELVPELREYDYDFRAEEYDSEVLTRERVRSSVKRGLRILEHASGFATLIPAVGSNLVECLPDADSVEDVAGVPGRIFDVKGRTEIPAEPEFGVSEHVASVLLAARAGGSTARAALNVGYDASIVETLESTGHEAVAFDVDTEPAPEAVERAVASNPEASVVYQTGGFGVEPIVYVLGESASEVAGIARDLR encoded by the coding sequence ATGAGATTCATCGAGGAGGTCGTCGTCGACGAGTTCCTGCCGACGTTTCGGTCGATGCTGGCCGCCGATCTCCGGGACCGCGGTCTCACCCAGCACGAGGTCGCACAGGCACTGGGTATCAGTCAGAGCGCGGTTTCGAAGTACGCCCACGGTGACATCCCGCGTCGGGCGACCTTCGAGGAGGACGAGCGCGTCCAGGAGACCGTCGACCGTCTCGGTGCGGGACTCGCGACCGACTCGATGTCGACGGTGCAGGCGCTGATCGAGGCGGAGATCCTGATCCGGCGGCTCTCTCGGCCGGGGGACCGCATCGCGGCACTCCACGAGGAACTCGTCCCGGAACTCCGCGAGTACGACTACGACTTCCGCGCGGAGGAGTACGACAGCGAGGTGCTGACCCGCGAGCGCGTCCGATCGTCGGTCAAGCGCGGTCTTCGGATCCTGGAACACGCGAGCGGGTTCGCGACGCTGATTCCCGCGGTCGGCTCGAACCTCGTCGAATGTCTCCCCGACGCCGACTCGGTCGAGGACGTCGCCGGCGTTCCCGGGCGCATCTTCGACGTGAAAGGTCGGACGGAGATCCCAGCCGAACCCGAGTTCGGTGTCAGCGAACACGTCGCGTCGGTCCTGCTGGCGGCGCGCGCTGGGGGGAGTACTGCGAGGGCGGCCCTGAACGTCGGCTACGACGCGTCGATCGTCGAGACGCTCGAATCGACCGGTCACGAGGCCGTCGCCTTCGACGTCGACACCGAGCCGGCGCCCGAGGCGGTCGAACGGGCGGTCGCGTCGAACCCCGAGGCGTCGGTGGTCTACCAGACCGGCGGATTCGGGGTCGAGCCGATCGTGTACGTCCTCGGCGAATCGGCGAGCGAGGTCGCAGGAATCGCCCGAGATCTCCGGTGA
- a CDS encoding 4-phosphopantoate--beta-alanine ligase — protein MTDEGDIPADHPRHDSLVTRHRIEAGVDAGITSRQGLIAEGRGEAFDYLLGEETIPSADAAERAAAAQLLLADHPVLSVNGNAAALVPDELVDLAEVVGADLEVNLFNRTPERMEAIAEHLRDHGATTVKGLEADERIPGLEHERAKVDAEGIHDADVVLVPLEDGDRAEALAEMGKVEIVIDLNPLSRSPRTAAIPVIDNILRAIPNITAHARALESAAREELQHIVDDFDREWALDQAEARIRAGGE, from the coding sequence ATGACCGACGAGGGCGACATCCCCGCCGACCACCCCCGACACGATTCACTCGTGACGCGCCACCGCATCGAAGCAGGCGTGGACGCCGGCATCACGAGCAGGCAGGGCCTCATCGCCGAGGGGCGGGGTGAGGCGTTCGACTACCTGCTAGGCGAGGAGACGATCCCGAGTGCCGACGCCGCCGAGCGGGCGGCCGCTGCGCAGTTGCTGCTGGCCGACCATCCGGTCCTCTCCGTGAACGGCAACGCCGCCGCGCTGGTCCCGGACGAACTGGTGGACCTCGCCGAGGTCGTCGGCGCGGACCTGGAGGTCAACCTGTTCAACCGAACCCCGGAGCGGATGGAAGCCATCGCCGAGCACCTCCGCGACCACGGTGCGACGACCGTCAAGGGGCTGGAAGCCGACGAACGCATCCCGGGACTCGAACACGAACGAGCGAAAGTCGACGCCGAGGGGATCCACGACGCCGACGTCGTCCTCGTCCCGCTGGAGGACGGCGACCGGGCAGAAGCCCTCGCCGAGATGGGGAAGGTGGAGATCGTGATCGATCTGAACCCGCTGTCGCGGTCGCCTCGAACGGCCGCGATTCCGGTCATCGACAACATCCTGCGGGCGATCCCGAACATCACGGCGCACGCCCGGGCTCTCGAATCGGCCGCTCGGGAGGAGTTACAGCACATCGTCGACGACTTCGACCGCGAGTGGGCACTGGACCAGGCAGAAGCGCGGATCCGTGCAGGCGGCGAGTGA
- a CDS encoding MATE family efflux transporter has translation MTTGAIGPKLASLAWPLVLGNLLQTAYNLADMFWVGRVSGEAVAAVSLMFPLSWMFVSTAIGITAATIALVSQHVGAGDRREADRVVGQTVVLALAVSAALAIGGWLVRHELLTTMGAEGLVYTDALAYIEIIFLSLPLTFLFFAFRAALQGAGDTRTAMWLVLVSAGMNVVIDPFVILGWGPFPALGTRGAAWATLASRAFATVVGIAVLLDGTYGVKLYRSDLVPDRRVMRQLIAIGYPATFDGWARSSAAVVMASFVTPFGTAAIAAYGIGVRMMSVTWSVAGAVGQATATGVGQNLGAKTPDRAGRVTWIATGGTMAFLAAATVVAMAFPEPLYRIFIDDPTIVAEGRTFVYVIAPVWAFFGGTMVVQGAFRGAGQTRVAMALSLLSRWVFRVPIALVLAFSTTLVLPWATDTTTLGFGIGVIGIWFGFAFGGLAAFVVAVVWFRRGGWTEGVLDDDRSPTESTGTETPD, from the coding sequence ATGACCACGGGGGCCATCGGGCCGAAACTGGCCTCCCTGGCCTGGCCGCTGGTCCTCGGCAATCTCCTGCAAACGGCGTACAATCTCGCCGACATGTTCTGGGTGGGCCGAGTGAGCGGCGAGGCCGTCGCCGCCGTCTCGTTGATGTTCCCGCTCTCGTGGATGTTCGTCTCGACGGCCATCGGCATCACGGCGGCGACCATCGCCCTCGTCTCCCAGCACGTCGGTGCCGGCGACCGCCGCGAGGCCGACCGGGTCGTCGGACAGACCGTCGTCCTTGCGCTAGCCGTCTCGGCCGCACTGGCCATCGGGGGCTGGCTAGTACGACACGAACTCCTCACGACGATGGGTGCGGAGGGGTTGGTCTACACCGACGCCCTCGCCTACATCGAGATCATCTTCCTCTCGCTCCCGCTCACCTTCCTCTTTTTCGCGTTCAGGGCCGCTCTCCAGGGGGCGGGCGACACGAGGACGGCGATGTGGCTCGTTCTGGTCTCCGCCGGGATGAACGTCGTGATCGACCCCTTCGTTATCCTCGGCTGGGGACCGTTTCCGGCGCTAGGCACCAGAGGGGCCGCCTGGGCGACGCTTGCCTCCCGAGCGTTCGCGACCGTCGTCGGGATCGCGGTCCTCCTGGATGGGACCTACGGCGTCAAATTGTACCGCTCCGACCTCGTGCCAGACCGCCGCGTCATGCGCCAGTTGATCGCCATCGGCTACCCCGCAACTTTCGACGGCTGGGCGCGGAGTTCCGCCGCCGTGGTGATGGCCTCGTTCGTGACGCCCTTCGGAACGGCCGCCATCGCGGCCTACGGTATCGGCGTCAGGATGATGTCCGTCACCTGGTCGGTCGCGGGCGCTGTCGGCCAGGCCACGGCGACCGGCGTCGGCCAGAATCTGGGGGCGAAGACCCCCGACCGCGCGGGACGGGTCACGTGGATCGCGACCGGCGGGACCATGGCGTTCCTCGCGGCAGCGACGGTGGTCGCGATGGCCTTCCCGGAGCCGCTCTACCGTATCTTCATCGACGACCCGACCATCGTCGCGGAGGGCCGGACGTTCGTCTACGTCATCGCGCCGGTGTGGGCCTTCTTCGGCGGGACGATGGTGGTCCAGGGGGCGTTCCGCGGCGCGGGCCAGACCCGCGTCGCGATGGCGCTGTCGCTGCTCTCGCGCTGGGTCTTCCGGGTCCCCATCGCGCTCGTGCTCGCCTTCTCCACCACGCTGGTCCTTCCCTGGGCGACCGACACGACGACGCTCGGATTCGGCATCGGCGTCATCGGGATCTGGTTCGGCTTCGCCTTCGGCGGACTGGCCGCCTTCGTCGTCGCCGTGGTCTGGTTCCGTCGGGGCGGCTGGACCGAAGGAGTGCTGGACGACGATCGGTCACCCACCGAGTCGACCGGTACCGAGACCCCGGATTGA
- a CDS encoding pantoate kinase, which translates to MTGESGVRAFVPGHITGLFSIHRTDDPATTGSRGAGLALEAGVTVRVAQNERTVIRVDGEHADVDAVERLLDEMAVTASVDVTSDLPLGSGFGVSGAMTLGTALAANAVFETGSSENELVRLAHVAEVEAGTGLGDVVAQARGGVPLRLEPGAPPFGTMDGIPAVAEVEYVDRGDLSTPDVLADRPERITSAGTDALETLHERPTLDRFMATSRQFAENTGLLTDDLHEIVDDVEAAGGVASMAMLGRTVFALGTGLSDAGYDPDRTRIQRGGATLLPD; encoded by the coding sequence ATGACCGGCGAGAGCGGTGTGCGAGCGTTCGTCCCGGGCCACATCACGGGCCTGTTCAGCATCCACCGGACCGACGATCCGGCGACCACCGGGTCACGGGGCGCGGGCCTCGCCCTCGAGGCTGGCGTCACCGTGCGGGTGGCCCAGAACGAACGAACCGTGATCCGAGTCGACGGCGAGCACGCTGACGTCGACGCCGTCGAGAGGCTGCTGGACGAGATGGCCGTCACGGCGTCTGTCGACGTGACCTCGGACCTCCCGCTCGGTTCTGGATTCGGGGTCTCGGGAGCGATGACCCTCGGAACCGCACTCGCCGCAAACGCCGTCTTCGAGACCGGAAGCTCGGAGAACGAACTCGTCCGCCTCGCGCACGTCGCCGAGGTCGAAGCGGGAACGGGCCTCGGTGACGTCGTCGCGCAAGCACGTGGTGGGGTCCCACTCCGCCTCGAACCTGGAGCGCCACCGTTCGGAACCATGGACGGCATCCCCGCCGTGGCCGAGGTCGAGTACGTTGATCGGGGTGATCTCTCGACCCCGGACGTCCTCGCCGACCGCCCGGAGCGGATCACCAGCGCGGGGACCGACGCTCTCGAGACCCTCCACGAACGACCCACGCTGGATCGATTCATGGCGACGTCTCGGCAGTTCGCCGAGAACACCGGTCTTCTCACCGACGACCTCCACGAGATCGTCGACGACGTGGAAGCCGCCGGTGGCGTCGCGTCGATGGCGATGCTCGGACGTACCGTCTTCGCCCTCGGCACGGGCCTGAGCGACGCGGGGTACGACCCCGACCGAACGCGGATCCAACGGGGCGGGGCCACCTTGCTCCCGGACTGA
- the aspS gene encoding aspartate--tRNA(Asn) ligase: MQDRTFTADAEPGDDVTVAGWVHEVRDLGGIAFLILRDKTGKIQVKFEKDELDDDLVERGLSVHRESVIQVSGPVEEEPRAPTGVEVTPDSLETIAEADPELPLDPSGKVDAELSTRLDNRTLDLRKDEPKAIFEVRAEVLAAVRDQFRELGGTEINTPKIVATGTEGGTELFPITYFGREAFMNQSPQLFKQLMVGSGLERVFEIGPIFRAEEHNTPRHLNEATSIDFESAFIDADGAMDVLEEVVTAAYESVWENAQSQLETLGVADDFTVPDGEFERITYEEIIEMVNATGALDEQLVWGDDLPTEAEKALGEELGEHYFITNWPSAVKPFYIKDTDHDPDVSTGFDLMHPRLELVSGGQREHRYEKLIAGFEQQGLDPDAFEYYTKMFRYGMPPHAGWGLGAERLIMTMLDLDNIREAVIFPRDRQRLSP, translated from the coding sequence ATGCAGGATCGAACCTTTACTGCCGACGCCGAGCCAGGTGACGACGTCACCGTCGCTGGCTGGGTCCACGAGGTCCGCGACCTCGGTGGCATCGCGTTCCTCATCCTCCGGGACAAGACCGGAAAGATACAGGTAAAATTCGAGAAAGACGAACTCGACGACGACCTCGTCGAGCGGGGACTCTCGGTCCACCGGGAGAGCGTCATCCAGGTCAGCGGCCCGGTCGAGGAGGAGCCGCGCGCGCCGACCGGCGTCGAGGTGACCCCCGATAGCCTCGAGACCATCGCCGAGGCCGACCCCGAGTTGCCCCTCGACCCGTCGGGCAAGGTCGACGCCGAACTCTCGACCCGCCTCGACAACCGCACGCTCGACCTCCGCAAGGACGAACCGAAGGCCATCTTCGAGGTCCGCGCCGAGGTCCTCGCCGCCGTCCGTGACCAGTTCCGCGAACTGGGTGGGACGGAGATCAACACGCCGAAGATCGTCGCGACCGGCACCGAGGGCGGCACCGAACTCTTCCCCATCACCTACTTCGGACGGGAGGCGTTCATGAACCAGTCGCCACAGCTGTTCAAACAGCTCATGGTCGGCTCCGGACTCGAGCGCGTCTTCGAGATCGGCCCGATCTTCCGGGCCGAGGAGCACAACACGCCCCGCCACCTCAACGAGGCCACCTCCATCGACTTCGAGAGCGCCTTCATCGACGCCGACGGCGCCATGGACGTCCTCGAGGAGGTCGTCACGGCCGCCTACGAGTCGGTCTGGGAGAACGCCCAGTCACAACTCGAGACCCTCGGCGTCGCCGACGACTTCACCGTCCCCGACGGCGAGTTCGAGCGGATCACCTACGAGGAGATCATCGAGATGGTCAACGCGACGGGCGCTCTCGACGAGCAACTCGTCTGGGGCGACGACCTCCCGACCGAGGCGGAGAAGGCGCTCGGCGAGGAACTCGGCGAGCACTACTTCATCACCAACTGGCCCTCGGCGGTCAAGCCGTTCTACATCAAGGACACCGACCACGACCCCGACGTCTCCACCGGCTTCGACCTGATGCACCCGCGACTCGAGCTCGTCTCCGGCGGGCAGCGCGAACACCGCTACGAGAAGCTCATCGCGGGCTTCGAGCAGCAGGGACTGGATCCCGACGCCTTCGAGTACTACACCAAGATGTTCCGGTACGGCATGCCGCCACACGCCGGGTGGGGCCTCGGCGCGGAACGGCTCATCATGACGATGCTCGACCTCGACAACATCCGCGAGGCCGTCATCTTCCCGCGGGACCGCCAGCGGCTCTCCCCCTAG
- a CDS encoding phosphoglycerol geranylgeranyltransferase: MSGPWDDWDHVLKVDPDKDLPDGVTFEDVCTSGTDAIEIGGTTGMTEENMQAVVEACGTYDIPLYQEPSNPAVVIEDEGLDGYLIPSVFNAGDPFWITGAHKEWARIDEVAWDRTWTEAYIVLNPDASVASYTEADCDLTPDEVAGYAAVAERLFGQEIVYVEYSGTLGDTEMVQAAGDAIDSATLFYGGGIHDYDSAYEMAEHSDVVVVGNLLHDEGIDAVEETVRGAKDAHTAD, encoded by the coding sequence ATGAGTGGGCCCTGGGACGATTGGGACCACGTCCTCAAGGTCGATCCGGACAAGGACCTCCCGGACGGAGTCACCTTCGAGGACGTCTGTACCAGCGGGACGGACGCCATCGAGATCGGTGGTACGACCGGAATGACCGAGGAGAACATGCAGGCGGTCGTCGAAGCCTGTGGCACCTACGACATACCGCTCTATCAGGAACCGAGCAATCCGGCCGTCGTCATCGAGGACGAGGGACTCGACGGCTACCTCATCCCGTCGGTGTTCAACGCCGGCGATCCGTTCTGGATAACGGGAGCACACAAGGAGTGGGCACGCATCGACGAGGTGGCCTGGGATCGAACCTGGACGGAAGCGTACATCGTCCTCAACCCGGACGCCTCGGTCGCCTCGTACACCGAAGCCGACTGCGACCTGACCCCCGACGAGGTCGCCGGCTACGCCGCCGTGGCGGAGCGCCTGTTCGGTCAGGAGATCGTCTACGTCGAGTACTCCGGGACACTGGGAGACACGGAGATGGTGCAGGCGGCCGGCGACGCCATCGATTCGGCCACGCTGTTCTACGGGGGCGGCATCCACGATTACGACTCAGCGTACGAGATGGCCGAACACTCGGACGTCGTCGTCGTCGGGAATCTGCTCCACGACGAGGGCATCGATGCCGTCGAGGAGACCGTTCGGGGCGCAAAAGACGCCCACACCGCCGATTGA
- a CDS encoding transcription initiation factor IIB family protein, with protein sequence MTRSTRQRERTTAEEETDEGVRECPECGSEHLVKSSDRAELVCDDCGLVVEEEKIDPGPEWRAFNHQERQQKSRVGAPTTQTMHDKGLTTTIDWKDKDAYGRSISSKKRSQMHRLRKWQERIRTKDAGERNLQFALSEIDRMASALGVPRSVREVASVIYRRALKEDLIRGRSIEGVATSALYAACRKEGIPRSLEEISEVSRVERKEIGRTYRYISQELGLEMKPVDPKKYVPRFCSELELSEEVQSKANEIIETTAEKGLLSGKSPTGYAAAAIYAASLLCNEKKTQREVADVAQVTEVTIRNRYQEQIEAMGIHG encoded by the coding sequence ATGACACGGTCCACTCGCCAGCGGGAGCGAACCACTGCTGAAGAAGAGACCGACGAGGGGGTGCGGGAGTGCCCGGAATGCGGGTCGGAACACCTAGTCAAGAGTTCGGACCGAGCGGAACTCGTCTGTGACGACTGTGGCCTCGTGGTCGAAGAGGAGAAAATCGACCCCGGACCGGAGTGGCGGGCGTTCAACCACCAGGAACGCCAGCAGAAGTCCAGAGTCGGTGCCCCGACGACCCAGACGATGCACGACAAGGGGCTCACGACCACCATCGACTGGAAGGACAAGGACGCCTACGGTCGCTCTATCTCGTCGAAGAAACGGTCGCAGATGCATCGACTCAGGAAATGGCAAGAACGGATCCGAACGAAGGACGCCGGCGAGCGCAATCTCCAGTTCGCGCTCTCCGAGATCGATCGGATGGCGAGTGCACTCGGCGTCCCTCGGTCGGTACGGGAGGTCGCCTCGGTCATCTATCGGCGGGCGCTCAAGGAAGACCTCATTCGCGGACGGTCCATCGAGGGCGTCGCCACGTCCGCGCTCTACGCCGCCTGTCGCAAGGAAGGGATCCCACGGAGTCTGGAGGAGATCTCGGAGGTATCGCGCGTCGAACGGAAAGAGATCGGTCGAACCTATCGCTATATCTCCCAGGAACTCGGTCTCGAGATGAAACCCGTCGACCCGAAGAAGTACGTTCCTCGTTTCTGCTCCGAACTCGAACTCTCCGAAGAGGTCCAGTCGAAGGCCAACGAAATCATCGAGACGACGGCCGAAAAGGGGCTTCTCTCCGGGAAATCGCCGACCGGCTACGCGGCCGCCGCGATCTACGCCGCCTCGTTGCTCTGCAACGAGAAGAAAACCCAACGGGAGGTCGCCGACGTCGCACAGGTGACGGAGGTCACCATCCGGAATCGCTATCAGGAACAGATCGAAGCGATGGGCATCCACGGGTAG
- the rnhA gene encoding ribonuclease HI, protein MPVIECDVEEARQRLEAAGAEFAAGNSDHELWHADLGEAHVVAYEGKVVVQGRRPADGTSVLADERSGRVHAYFDGACRGNPGPSAIGWVLVDGDGIVADGGERIGRATNNQAEYEALVRALEMADRYGYDEVEIRGDSQLIVKQVKGAWNTNDPDLRELRVRVHELLERFDDWSISHVPREVNDRADDLANEALDDA, encoded by the coding sequence ATGCCGGTCATCGAGTGTGACGTCGAAGAGGCCCGCCAGCGCTTAGAGGCTGCCGGTGCCGAATTCGCGGCGGGGAACTCCGACCACGAACTGTGGCACGCCGATCTCGGCGAGGCCCACGTCGTAGCGTACGAGGGAAAGGTCGTCGTCCAGGGACGTCGTCCGGCGGACGGCACGTCCGTCCTCGCGGACGAACGTTCGGGGCGGGTCCACGCCTACTTCGATGGGGCGTGTCGCGGCAACCCGGGACCGTCGGCCATCGGCTGGGTGCTCGTGGATGGCGACGGCATCGTCGCCGATGGCGGCGAGCGCATCGGTCGAGCCACCAACAATCAGGCCGAGTACGAGGCGCTCGTCCGCGCCCTCGAGATGGCCGATCGGTACGGCTACGACGAGGTCGAGATCAGGGGCGACTCACAGCTCATCGTCAAGCAAGTCAAGGGTGCGTGGAACACGAACGACCCCGACCTCCGCGAGTTGCGGGTCCGCGTCCACGAACTGCTGGAGCGCTTCGACGACTGGTCCATCTCCCACGTACCGAGGGAAGTAAACGATCGCGCCGACGACCTCGCGAACGAAGCACTCGACGATGCCTGA
- a CDS encoding rnhA operon protein yields MPEHDEGDASTGAPDDLPREAVETVERLTRLAREAVDDREASAYRDRRSAVLDDYGFTARVREDENGATLVCHPAEWLDADGVVDFEAIDDTDRATEVVLSGPGEQGAWAEAEARNRDVVEAVLEAEGSVHAANARAFADFMGNHYASPMSAAREHHVREFLEEYYPRNAWPTDEERAVVEQSLRAVFEKTETPYPLD; encoded by the coding sequence ATGCCTGAACACGACGAGGGTGACGCCAGCACTGGCGCGCCCGACGACCTGCCCCGCGAGGCGGTCGAGACAGTGGAGCGTCTGACTCGACTCGCTCGGGAGGCGGTGGACGACCGAGAAGCCTCCGCCTACCGCGACCGTCGCTCGGCGGTACTCGACGATTACGGGTTCACCGCCCGCGTGCGAGAGGACGAGAACGGAGCGACGCTGGTCTGCCATCCGGCGGAGTGGCTGGACGCCGACGGGGTCGTCGATTTCGAGGCCATCGACGACACGGACCGGGCGACGGAGGTCGTCCTCTCGGGACCGGGCGAACAGGGTGCGTGGGCCGAGGCCGAAGCCCGCAATCGCGACGTCGTCGAAGCCGTTCTTGAGGCGGAGGGATCGGTCCACGCCGCGAATGCGCGTGCGTTCGCCGACTTCATGGGCAATCACTACGCGAGCCCGATGTCGGCTGCGAGAGAGCACCACGTCCGAGAATTCCTCGAGGAGTACTATCCCAGGAATGCGTGGCCTACCGACGAGGAGCGCGCGGTCGTCGAGCAGTCGCTACGTGCGGTCTTCGAAAAAACCGAGACGCCGTATCCGCTGGACTGA